One region of Mesobacillus boroniphilus genomic DNA includes:
- a CDS encoding PaaI family thioesterase — protein MEKELQQLLDECVSLSGEQELEDLKTVLSGVKNKLSGKNSTYIDGLLHMDRRLDHETCEIDIPITNVLDNTLGIVHGGFTATILDTAMGTLANKLLPEGYAAVTSQINIHYLAPGIGDNLHCKATLIHKGRSTVVLEADVFRSDGKKIAHSSGSFFVVKKQHK, from the coding sequence GTGGAAAAAGAATTGCAACAGCTTTTAGACGAATGCGTCTCGCTCTCAGGCGAGCAGGAACTTGAAGATCTCAAAACGGTGCTATCTGGGGTTAAAAATAAACTAAGCGGGAAAAACAGTACGTATATCGATGGACTTCTTCATATGGATAGGAGACTCGATCATGAAACCTGCGAAATTGATATTCCGATTACAAATGTACTCGACAATACCCTTGGCATAGTCCATGGCGGCTTTACTGCCACGATACTCGACACGGCAATGGGAACACTTGCGAATAAACTGCTGCCAGAAGGTTATGCAGCGGTCACGTCACAAATAAACATCCATTATCTAGCGCCAGGTATCGGCGACAATCTCCATTGTAAAGCTACGCTGATTCATAAAGGTAGAAGTACCGTTGTCCTTGAAGCTGATGTATTCAGGTCTGATGGAAAAAAAATCGCTCATTCTTCCGGAAGCTTTTTCGTTGTAAAAAAACAGCATAAATAA
- a CDS encoding YlbD family protein: MAKKKLHPSVEKFKEFVKAHPELVQEVRKGNTSWQEMYEDWYLLGEDDPKWNNKSQNDKDEKSEEKEKKTDWLGTIMGAVKNMDPEQMQGQIHNISQALGAIQGVLSQFQGSKGGQQASKGSGPAHPFSFRQD; this comes from the coding sequence ATGGCCAAAAAGAAACTTCATCCCTCTGTTGAAAAGTTCAAGGAATTTGTGAAAGCCCACCCCGAGCTCGTGCAGGAAGTCAGGAAGGGGAATACGAGCTGGCAGGAAATGTACGAAGATTGGTACCTGCTCGGTGAGGATGATCCAAAATGGAATAATAAAAGCCAAAATGACAAGGACGAAAAAAGCGAAGAAAAGGAAAAGAAAACGGATTGGTTAGGAACGATAATGGGTGCTGTTAAAAATATGGATCCCGAGCAGATGCAAGGACAGATCCATAATATAAGCCAGGCACTCGGAGCGATCCAGGGTGTGCTTTCTCAGTTTCAGGGAAGCAAAGGCGGACAGCAGGCATCTAAAGGTTCAGGCCCTGCACATCCTTTCTCATTCAGGCAGGATTAG
- a CDS encoding YlbE-like family protein, with protein sequence MRKDVMEQLRSNKELIEFVRAQPNWYRKLSRDPRDIYSAQIAALHHFEKTIPHKVQKFSNNVQMASMMMHMFSSMNSKS encoded by the coding sequence ATGCGTAAAGATGTCATGGAGCAATTACGATCAAATAAAGAATTGATAGAGTTCGTCCGAGCCCAGCCTAACTGGTACAGGAAGCTGAGCAGGGATCCCAGGGATATTTATTCTGCACAGATTGCCGCGCTGCACCATTTTGAAAAAACCATCCCGCATAAGGTTCAAAAATTCTCAAACAATGTCCAGATGGCATCGATGATGATGCATATGTTCTCGAGCATGAATTCCAAATCATGA
- a CDS encoding YlbF family regulator yields the protein MMFGGEPALLAVTSERVLLLEEAEQLVSMILQSDIAECYRECLYNVKNNPETQRKVREFVDMKERYEEVQRFGKYHPDYKEVMGQIRIVKRELDMDEVIAEFKKAENDLQSLLDEVSVIIGRSVSESVKVPTGNPFFESSCGGGCGSGGSCGCSA from the coding sequence ATGATGTTCGGAGGTGAGCCAGCATTGCTTGCTGTTACATCAGAAAGAGTCTTATTGTTGGAAGAAGCTGAACAGTTAGTCAGCATGATTTTACAATCTGATATTGCCGAATGTTATCGGGAATGTTTATATAATGTTAAAAATAATCCGGAGACACAGAGGAAGGTTCGTGAATTTGTGGACATGAAGGAACGCTACGAAGAGGTCCAGCGTTTCGGAAAGTACCATCCAGACTACAAGGAAGTCATGGGCCAAATCCGGATTGTTAAAAGAGAGCTGGACATGGATGAGGTAATTGCCGAATTCAAGAAAGCGGAAAATGACTTACAGAGCCTGCTTGATGAGGTTAGTGTGATCATCGGCAGATCCGTTTCAGAGAGCGTGAAAGTCCCTACCGGGAATCCTTTCTTCGAAAGCTCTTGCGGAGGCGGTTGCGGCAGCGGAGGAAGCTGTGGGTGCTCTGCGTAG
- a CDS encoding YlbG family protein, whose amino-acid sequence MIGQRQGIIVWLYSLKQAKMLRRFGNVHFVSKKLKYAVIYCNLDEAETLMDKISSYSFVKKVEPSYKPFLKMEFENSSPDKAKEYDYKMGI is encoded by the coding sequence ATGATAGGACAGAGGCAAGGTATCATCGTCTGGCTGTATTCATTAAAGCAAGCCAAGATGCTCAGAAGATTTGGAAATGTTCATTTTGTCTCGAAAAAATTGAAATATGCAGTCATATACTGCAATCTCGATGAGGCAGAGACGCTGATGGATAAAATCAGTTCATATTCGTTTGTTAAAAAGGTGGAACCTTCCTATAAACCATTCTTAAAAATGGAATTCGAAAACTCTTCCCCTGATAAGGCAAAAGAATATGATTATAAGATGGGAATATAG
- a CDS encoding DUF7147 family protein: protein MIQRFIELGEGYSDLYELIETARANQQRLMHLMAIHTKINEKDVSSLVVVLKPTDPGKFQALYVCREGVPNPHVLKNKRFDMFAELAAELGKTIIEFDAKPSTMFAEKELYYQHLIGILRLNHYIPPLQ from the coding sequence TTGATTCAGCGTTTTATCGAGCTTGGAGAAGGATATTCGGATCTTTACGAATTGATAGAAACTGCAAGGGCAAACCAGCAACGGTTGATGCACTTGATGGCAATCCATACAAAAATAAATGAAAAGGATGTAAGTTCCCTTGTCGTTGTGCTCAAGCCAACCGACCCTGGGAAATTCCAGGCACTCTATGTATGCAGGGAGGGCGTTCCAAATCCTCATGTCTTGAAAAACAAACGCTTCGACATGTTTGCAGAATTGGCTGCTGAACTGGGAAAAACCATCATTGAATTTGATGCCAAACCTTCGACGATGTTCGCCGAAAAAGAACTGTACTATCAACACCTTATTGGCATTTTAAGGCTGAACCACTATATACCACCGCTTCAATAA
- a CDS encoding stalk domain-containing protein, which produces MKKVSFLMTTGLFIIIFAAIIWQWSAFLDKKGRIAESRRDTSIVATVKVEQNQLHVKQTFDGLDMDRQYHAVIPAQATEVKCTDGEGNPCYGGYEQLPKGEKMHFEFTIKSGPGLALLLNDWLIVLKDATINKTRLEIIDQYYSRGTWVAGVPLKGYKQTELLHYYVFEGVNSTPSLYWQDKSLIKLTGQKGIDYYTTQKEQIIYEFDSLKFFSDKHLSVVITDGQRTVRGNGLLLAGNKLTDKELEQQLVLAYFSSKFGADMGKENWILEALASLVTKQEPVNAKSRAMVEELVKTMTSEEITAFINYFSEESNLGGNTLDEYLSSIKGMNTNFFSMNSQKGPGVFPLLFKDARSVIVNGDEKNELAAVIKGDQYLFPLVPTMDALGYQIKLGPEFTTLEISSASNTYYFNIKNKTFVHDGQSFGLLENPFQNLNGEWYLEKHWLNAIFKVQVSENEERFILES; this is translated from the coding sequence ATGAAGAAAGTGTCTTTCCTGATGACCACAGGATTATTCATAATTATATTTGCAGCCATCATTTGGCAATGGAGTGCTTTTTTGGATAAAAAAGGAAGAATAGCCGAATCAAGGCGAGATACATCTATCGTTGCTACGGTGAAGGTTGAACAGAACCAGCTTCATGTAAAGCAGACCTTTGATGGTCTTGATATGGACCGACAATACCATGCAGTCATCCCGGCACAGGCTACAGAGGTCAAGTGCACCGATGGAGAAGGGAATCCGTGTTATGGTGGATATGAACAATTGCCAAAAGGGGAAAAAATGCATTTTGAGTTCACTATTAAATCTGGACCAGGGCTTGCCTTGCTCTTAAATGATTGGTTGATTGTACTGAAGGATGCAACGATCAACAAGACGCGTTTAGAGATTATAGACCAATACTACAGCAGAGGCACATGGGTTGCCGGGGTGCCATTGAAAGGCTATAAGCAAACGGAGTTACTGCACTATTATGTTTTTGAAGGAGTGAATTCTACCCCTTCACTATATTGGCAGGATAAGTCCCTGATTAAATTAACTGGGCAAAAAGGAATTGATTATTATACCACTCAGAAGGAACAGATCATTTACGAGTTTGACAGTCTTAAGTTCTTTTCCGACAAACATTTATCTGTAGTCATCACTGATGGCCAAAGGACTGTCCGCGGTAACGGGCTCCTGCTGGCAGGAAACAAGCTGACCGACAAGGAACTTGAGCAGCAATTGGTCTTAGCCTATTTTTCATCGAAGTTTGGAGCAGACATGGGTAAAGAAAACTGGATTCTTGAGGCATTGGCTTCACTGGTTACAAAGCAGGAACCAGTAAATGCAAAAAGCAGGGCGATGGTCGAGGAGTTGGTGAAAACTATGACTTCAGAAGAAATAACTGCTTTTATTAACTATTTTTCCGAAGAGAGTAATCTCGGTGGCAACACGCTTGATGAGTATTTGTCATCCATCAAAGGGATGAACACAAATTTCTTCTCAATGAACAGCCAAAAAGGTCCAGGAGTTTTTCCATTGCTTTTTAAAGACGCAAGGAGCGTCATAGTGAATGGAGATGAAAAGAATGAGCTGGCTGCTGTCATCAAAGGCGATCAATACCTGTTCCCTTTAGTGCCGACTATGGATGCTTTAGGCTATCAAATCAAATTAGGACCTGAATTTACAACATTAGAAATTTCATCTGCCAGCAACACTTACTACTTCAACATAAAGAATAAAACATTCGTTCATGATGGCCAAAGCTTCGGGCTCCTTGAAAACCCATTTCAGAACCTGAATGGTGAATGGTATTTGGAAAAGCACTGGTTAAATGCGATTTTTAAAGTTCAAGTTTCGGAAAATGAAGAAAGGTTTATTCTTGAATCATAA
- the rsmD gene encoding 16S rRNA (guanine(966)-N(2))-methyltransferase RsmD — protein sequence MRVVSGDLKGRALKAVPGTSTRPTTDKVKEALFNMIGPYFTEGLGLDLFAGSGGLGIEALSRGLDKVIFVDREGKAIHIINENLKSCGLEEKAEVYRNDAVRALKAIQKRDLKFDYIFLDPPYKKQQLVKLLEMIDKENLVQHDGLIVCEHASDINLPEKVGGLVQTRSEKYGIIGITLYKVDAEDEGEV from the coding sequence ATGAGAGTTGTATCAGGTGATTTGAAGGGCCGCGCTTTGAAAGCGGTACCTGGAACGTCAACGCGACCTACCACTGATAAAGTAAAGGAAGCGCTGTTCAATATGATTGGGCCGTATTTTACAGAAGGATTGGGCCTGGATTTATTTGCTGGAAGCGGAGGTCTTGGAATCGAAGCGCTAAGCAGGGGTCTGGATAAAGTTATTTTTGTCGACCGTGAAGGAAAGGCGATTCATATCATAAATGAAAACCTTAAATCCTGCGGTTTGGAAGAAAAGGCAGAAGTATACCGTAATGATGCTGTCAGAGCGTTGAAGGCAATTCAAAAAAGAGACCTTAAGTTCGATTATATATTCTTGGACCCGCCATATAAAAAACAGCAGCTGGTCAAGCTGCTGGAGATGATTGATAAAGAGAACCTTGTTCAACATGATGGTCTGATCGTCTGCGAGCATGCAAGTGATATCAATCTGCCAGAAAAGGTAGGAGGACTTGTGCAGACGAGAAGCGAAAAATACGGAATTATAGGAATTACTCTTTATAAAGTTGATGCAGAAGATGAGGGGGAAGTATAA
- the coaD gene encoding pantetheine-phosphate adenylyltransferase: MGSVAVCPGSFDPITLGHLDIITRAAKVFDELYVVVLNNSSKKPLFSVEERIELIEQVTKIIPNVKVDSFQGLLVDYAESVNANAIVRGLRAVSDFEYEMQITSMNRVLNDRIETFFIMTNNQYSFLSSSIVKEVAKYDGKISELVPREVEEALLKKFNNEEEK; this comes from the coding sequence GTGGGAAGTGTTGCTGTATGTCCAGGCAGTTTCGATCCGATTACATTGGGGCATTTGGATATCATCACAAGGGCAGCAAAGGTATTCGATGAGCTTTATGTAGTTGTTTTAAATAATTCTTCTAAGAAACCCTTGTTTTCGGTAGAAGAAAGAATTGAACTTATTGAACAGGTAACAAAGATCATTCCGAATGTAAAGGTAGATTCATTTCAGGGCTTGCTGGTTGATTATGCTGAGAGTGTCAACGCCAACGCCATAGTCAGGGGTTTGCGGGCCGTTTCGGACTTTGAATATGAAATGCAAATCACATCAATGAACAGGGTGTTGAATGATAGAATTGAGACTTTCTTCATTATGACAAACAACCAGTACTCATTCTTAAGTTCAAGTATCGTTAAAGAGGTTGCAAAATATGATGGGAAAATTTCTGAATTAGTTCCGCGTGAAGTCGAAGAGGCATTACTCAAAAAATTCAATAACGAAGAAGAAAAATAG
- the ylbJ gene encoding sporulation integral membrane protein YlbJ — translation MLKSKMKTLFLAASVTLLAASLISFPQQSFDASIRGLNMWWEIVFPSLLPFFIVSEMLIGFGVVRFIGVLLEPLMRPLFRVPGVGGFVWAMGMASGFPAGAKLTARMRQEGQLSKIEAERLVSFTNSSNPLFIFGAVSVGFFYNVQLGVILALAHYLGNISVGLIMRFYGRSEENTTKEKERNLTIRDAFAALHRTRIKDNRPIGKLLGDAVMSSIQTLLMIGGFIILFSVINKLLFHLHITAFLAEFLEILLVMLGMTESLSLPFISGLFEITLGSQMTSQIQEATLMHQAVITSFILAFSGFSVQAQVASILAQTDIRFQPFFFARIFHGIFAAFYAFILWKPVYERFFEDGQPSNALPVMEYLTSEGNRLADAHNMLTTAGPLITIGSLLIYVWLLGNRILKEK, via the coding sequence GTGCTTAAATCGAAAATGAAAACACTTTTCCTTGCAGCCTCCGTCACTTTACTGGCTGCTTCACTCATTTCTTTTCCCCAGCAATCCTTTGATGCTTCGATAAGAGGCTTGAATATGTGGTGGGAAATTGTCTTTCCCTCGCTCCTTCCTTTTTTCATCGTTTCAGAAATGCTGATTGGATTCGGTGTCGTCCGTTTCATTGGTGTTTTGTTGGAACCTTTGATGAGGCCACTGTTCAGAGTACCAGGTGTTGGTGGTTTTGTCTGGGCAATGGGCATGGCTTCCGGCTTCCCCGCAGGAGCAAAGCTGACCGCCAGAATGCGACAGGAAGGGCAGCTGTCAAAAATTGAAGCTGAAAGACTTGTTTCGTTTACTAATTCATCCAACCCGCTATTCATTTTTGGCGCAGTATCAGTTGGGTTCTTCTATAATGTTCAGCTCGGTGTTATTCTGGCACTAGCCCATTACCTTGGAAACATCAGCGTTGGATTGATAATGAGGTTCTACGGTAGAAGTGAGGAAAATACAACAAAGGAAAAGGAACGAAACCTCACGATCAGGGATGCGTTTGCCGCTTTGCATAGGACAAGGATAAAAGACAACCGTCCGATAGGAAAACTGCTGGGTGACGCTGTTATGTCTTCCATCCAGACCTTGTTGATGATTGGCGGTTTCATTATCTTATTCTCAGTTATTAACAAACTATTATTCCACCTTCACATTACCGCCTTCCTGGCTGAATTCCTTGAAATCTTGCTGGTGATGCTCGGCATGACAGAAAGCTTGAGCTTGCCATTCATTTCAGGCCTATTCGAAATCACTCTCGGCAGCCAGATGACCAGCCAGATCCAGGAAGCTACTTTGATGCATCAGGCTGTCATCACCAGCTTCATCCTCGCATTCAGCGGGTTTAGCGTCCAGGCCCAGGTTGCCAGTATTCTTGCCCAGACAGACATTCGCTTCCAGCCTTTCTTTTTCGCAAGAATATTTCATGGAATCTTTGCAGCATTCTATGCATTCATTTTATGGAAGCCGGTTTATGAGCGCTTTTTTGAAGATGGCCAGCCATCAAATGCCCTGCCTGTAATGGAATATCTTACTTCTGAAGGAAATCGCCTGGCAGACGCGCATAACATGCTCACCACGGCCGGTCCGCTTATTACCATCGGGAGTTTGCTCATTTATGTATGGTTACTTGGAAATCGGATATTGAAAGAAAAATAA
- a CDS encoding patatin-like phospholipase family protein codes for MVLREEKALASPKIGLALGSGGARGFAHLGVIKVLTDEGIPIDLIAGSSMGALVASFYGAGLDVDRLYKLSRVFKRKYYLDFTVPKMGFIAGKRVKELIRIFTHGKMIEELDIPIGIVATDLMSGEKVVFKKGPVAEAVRASIAIPGIFVPEKLDGRLFVDGGVVDRIPVSVAKEMGADIVIAVDVSSVKKNEDVTSIFDVIMQSIDIMQMELVANREVASDIMLRPPVDMFNSKAFTNIEEIIAIGEEEAKKHIDKIKKCIEQWKEPQTE; via the coding sequence ATGGTTTTAAGGGAGGAAAAAGCTTTGGCAAGTCCAAAGATAGGTTTAGCTCTTGGATCAGGTGGAGCACGAGGATTTGCACATCTGGGTGTCATAAAAGTTCTCACAGATGAAGGCATTCCGATTGATTTGATAGCCGGAAGCAGCATGGGGGCACTTGTGGCTTCATTTTACGGTGCAGGCCTTGACGTGGATCGGCTTTATAAACTATCGCGTGTGTTCAAACGGAAATATTATCTGGACTTTACGGTCCCTAAGATGGGGTTTATCGCCGGGAAAAGGGTTAAGGAGCTCATCAGGATTTTTACCCATGGTAAAATGATCGAAGAACTGGATATCCCGATTGGCATTGTTGCAACAGACCTGATGTCAGGGGAGAAGGTCGTTTTCAAAAAAGGCCCAGTGGCGGAAGCTGTAAGGGCTAGCATTGCTATACCGGGTATTTTTGTTCCGGAAAAGCTAGATGGAAGATTGTTTGTCGATGGCGGAGTTGTTGACCGGATCCCCGTTTCTGTTGCCAAGGAGATGGGAGCAGATATAGTCATCGCAGTGGATGTATCCAGCGTTAAGAAAAACGAGGATGTTACCTCGATTTTTGATGTAATCATGCAGAGTATCGATATCATGCAAATGGAGCTTGTCGCTAATCGGGAGGTTGCATCGGATATAATGCTCAGGCCGCCAGTTGATATGTTTAATTCAAAAGCATTCACCAATATAGAAGAAATCATTGCAATCGGTGAAGAAGAAGCTAAAAAGCACATCGATAAGATAAAAAAGTGCATTGAACAATGGAAGGAGCCACAAACAGAATGA
- a CDS encoding SepM family pheromone-processing serine protease, which translates to MSRKKSIALSILAAILLMASALYYLPYYVTKPGMAKELEPIVEVEDGYDEEGSFMLTTVRMGRANIYAYIIAKLSKYQEIYPVEDIRAENESDEEYNIRQLHMMDNSKTSAIEVAYNKAGKPVDYTYKGVYVLRTMEGMPAEGKLMPGDLVFQVDGNAFESSDEFIEYISSKKPGDTVELSYKRNGKTNSVKVPLKALEDGSDRPVVGIQLVDDKEIDVEPDVTVQSDEIGGPSAGLMFSLEIYNQLIEEDLTKGYEIAGTGTMSPNGTVGRIGGIQQKVVAADKAGAEIFFAPFERGAKGSNYEEALIAAKDIDTKMKIVPVDTFDEAVSYLENLKEKSS; encoded by the coding sequence ATGAGCAGAAAGAAGTCTATAGCTCTGTCTATATTGGCAGCTATTTTATTAATGGCTAGCGCTCTTTATTACTTGCCTTACTATGTTACAAAACCAGGGATGGCAAAGGAGCTGGAACCGATTGTCGAGGTTGAGGACGGTTATGATGAAGAAGGGAGCTTCATGCTTACGACCGTCAGGATGGGAAGAGCGAATATATATGCCTATATCATTGCCAAGCTGAGCAAATATCAGGAAATCTATCCTGTAGAAGATATAAGGGCAGAGAATGAATCTGATGAAGAATACAATATTCGCCAGCTGCACATGATGGATAACTCAAAAACATCGGCAATAGAGGTTGCTTATAACAAAGCAGGAAAACCAGTTGATTACACCTATAAAGGAGTTTATGTGTTAAGGACAATGGAAGGGATGCCGGCTGAGGGCAAACTTATGCCAGGCGATCTAGTTTTCCAGGTGGATGGCAATGCATTTGAATCATCTGATGAGTTCATAGAATATATCAGTTCTAAAAAGCCAGGGGATACAGTCGAGCTTTCCTATAAACGGAATGGCAAAACAAATTCAGTAAAAGTCCCGCTAAAGGCGCTTGAAGATGGAAGTGACCGACCGGTAGTAGGAATACAGCTTGTGGATGACAAAGAAATAGACGTGGAGCCTGACGTAACGGTCCAATCCGATGAAATAGGTGGTCCATCGGCTGGGCTTATGTTCTCACTGGAAATCTACAATCAATTGATTGAGGAAGATTTGACAAAAGGATATGAAATAGCCGGTACAGGGACAATGAGTCCTAATGGAACGGTGGGAAGAATTGGCGGGATCCAACAGAAAGTGGTTGCTGCAGATAAGGCAGGCGCAGAAATATTCTTTGCTCCGTTTGAAAGAGGTGCCAAGGGATCGAACTATGAAGAGGCACTTATCGCCGCTAAAGATATTGATACAAAAATGAAAATAGTCCCTGTGGATACTTTTGATGAAGCTGTATCCTACCTGGAGAATCTAAAAGAAAAATCAAGCTGA
- a CDS encoding nucleotidyltransferase, translating to MKAVGVVVEYNPFHNGHLYHLQQAKEQTGADISIAAMSGNFLQRGEPALVSKWARTKMALEAGVDIVFELPYRFATQHAETFAEGAVSILSAAGCDTLCFGSESGELEAFNKTIAFLEDNNEVFQEKIKSYTGEGYSYPKSIALSFHSLAPSESFIDISRPNNILGLHYIQAIIRQKSSMKAETITRKNAGYHDEHFASATIASATSIRKALFGAAGEIESIKQYVPETTYTQLINYRDQYGGFHSWEDYWPLLKYKLLQSTPSEIKEFYEVEEGLENRLLAAAGSSGSFQQFMESIKTKRYTWTRLQRVCLHILTNTSKDTMKKSQKTVNYLKLLGATEKGRSYLNYKKKDFNLPLVSKLSAFSDPDIDLDIKASRIYALGQTAKGQEQLLAEEFARPPIMLNS from the coding sequence ATGAAAGCTGTTGGCGTTGTTGTTGAATATAATCCTTTCCATAATGGCCATTTATATCACCTGCAACAGGCGAAAGAACAAACTGGTGCAGATATTTCGATTGCAGCGATGAGCGGGAATTTCCTGCAGCGCGGTGAGCCAGCACTTGTCTCAAAATGGGCAAGGACAAAGATGGCTCTCGAAGCAGGCGTTGATATCGTGTTTGAGCTTCCCTACCGTTTTGCGACACAGCATGCTGAAACTTTTGCAGAAGGGGCAGTATCAATTCTTTCTGCCGCTGGTTGCGATACTCTTTGTTTCGGCAGCGAATCCGGAGAGTTGGAAGCATTCAATAAAACGATTGCCTTTCTTGAAGATAACAATGAAGTATTCCAGGAAAAAATAAAATCTTATACTGGGGAAGGCTATAGTTATCCCAAATCAATTGCCCTTAGCTTCCACTCTCTTGCTCCATCTGAAAGCTTCATCGATATTTCAAGGCCGAATAACATCCTCGGACTTCATTACATACAGGCGATCATCAGGCAAAAAAGTTCTATGAAAGCTGAAACGATCACAAGGAAGAACGCCGGCTACCATGATGAACATTTTGCTTCAGCCACCATTGCCAGTGCCACGAGCATACGCAAGGCATTATTCGGAGCGGCAGGAGAAATAGAGTCGATTAAGCAATACGTACCAGAAACAACATACACACAGCTAATAAACTACAGAGATCAATATGGCGGATTTCATTCATGGGAAGATTACTGGCCTTTATTGAAATATAAATTGCTTCAAAGCACTCCATCAGAAATAAAGGAATTCTATGAAGTCGAAGAAGGACTGGAGAACCGATTGCTTGCCGCTGCAGGTTCCTCAGGCTCCTTCCAGCAATTCATGGAATCCATTAAAACCAAGCGTTACACATGGACAAGACTGCAGAGAGTCTGTCTTCATATTTTAACCAATACGAGCAAAGACACCATGAAAAAGAGCCAAAAAACAGTGAATTATTTGAAGTTATTAGGGGCGACGGAAAAAGGGCGCTCCTACTTGAACTATAAGAAAAAGGATTTCAATCTGCCACTAGTGTCAAAGCTTTCTGCTTTTTCAGACCCTGATATAGACCTGGATATCAAAGCATCAAGGATTTATGCTCTCGGCCAAACTGCTAAAGGACAAGAACAGCTGCTCGCGGAAGAATTCGCCCGGCCGCCAATCATGTTAAATTCATGA
- a CDS encoding YceD family protein: MKWTISQIQKHRNKDFLIDEFVRMDSIKETEPTIREVSPIHLTGRADISATRVTFHIRIEGHLILPCSRTLVDVKYPIDVETTETFMLNSHEYEADEEVHQVTGDVIDLEPIIREILLVEVPMQVFCDDSAGQEGAPQSGKDWEVIEEQEKSEKLDPRLAGLAKFFEDSKDSSD, translated from the coding sequence ATGAAATGGACAATAAGTCAGATACAAAAACATCGAAACAAGGACTTTCTAATCGACGAGTTTGTCCGAATGGACTCGATTAAGGAAACAGAACCGACAATCCGTGAGGTATCTCCCATCCATCTAACTGGTAGGGCGGATATCAGTGCCACAAGAGTGACATTCCATATCCGGATTGAAGGACATCTAATCCTGCCTTGTTCACGGACACTGGTTGATGTAAAATATCCAATTGATGTGGAAACAACTGAAACTTTCATGTTAAACAGCCACGAATATGAGGCTGACGAGGAAGTTCATCAAGTAACAGGCGATGTCATTGATCTTGAACCCATCATCCGGGAGATCTTGCTAGTGGAAGTTCCGATGCAAGTATTCTGTGATGATAGCGCTGGTCAAGAAGGCGCACCCCAGTCAGGTAAGGATTGGGAAGTAATCGAGGAACAGGAGAAATCCGAAAAACTTGATCCCCGACTTGCCGGACTTGCAAAATTCTTTGAGGACTCTAAGGATTCCTCTGACTAA
- the rpmF gene encoding 50S ribosomal protein L32, whose amino-acid sequence MAVPFRRTSKTAKRKRRTHFKLQVPGMVACPNCGEMKLAHRVCKACGTYKGKEVVND is encoded by the coding sequence ATGGCTGTACCATTTAGAAGAACGTCTAAAACTGCGAAAAGAAAACGCCGTACTCATTTTAAATTACAAGTTCCGGGTATGGTAGCATGCCCTAACTGCGGTGAAATGAAACTTGCTCACCGTGTGTGCAAAGCTTGCGGAACATACAAAGGAAAAGAAGTTGTAAACGACTAA